Proteins encoded by one window of Nocardioides euryhalodurans:
- a CDS encoding DinB family protein, translating to MAETFSHRDLTGATFEHVDLTGARFRAVDLSGVVMRGVDLVDVQISGEVRHLVVNGVDVAPLVEAELVRRHPELALMRPDDAAGFRRAWDVLEGVWEETLAHARRLPPEQLHASVDGEWSFVETLRHLVYATDVWVRRAMLGDPRPWHPLSLPFDEMTPHSEVPWDREARPSLDEVLELRRDRQATVRRVLEQLTDEQLAGDTEPVEGPSWPPAARYPVAEVLWTVLNEEFWHRQYAERDLAVLEERAGSARD from the coding sequence ATGGCCGAGACCTTCTCCCACCGGGACCTCACCGGTGCGACCTTCGAGCACGTCGACCTGACCGGCGCCCGGTTCCGCGCCGTCGACCTGTCGGGAGTGGTGATGCGCGGCGTCGACCTGGTCGACGTGCAGATCAGCGGCGAGGTGCGTCACCTCGTCGTCAACGGCGTCGACGTCGCGCCGCTGGTCGAGGCCGAGCTGGTGCGCCGCCACCCGGAGCTGGCGCTGATGCGCCCCGACGACGCGGCGGGCTTCCGTCGTGCGTGGGACGTCCTGGAGGGGGTGTGGGAGGAGACCCTCGCCCACGCCCGCCGGCTCCCGCCCGAGCAGCTCCACGCCTCCGTCGACGGGGAGTGGTCCTTCGTCGAGACGCTGCGCCACCTCGTCTACGCCACGGACGTCTGGGTGCGCCGCGCGATGCTGGGAGACCCGCGCCCGTGGCACCCGCTCTCGCTCCCGTTCGACGAGATGACGCCCCACTCCGAGGTCCCCTGGGACCGCGAGGCCCGCCCCTCGCTCGACGAGGTGCTCGAGCTGCGCCGCGACCGACAGGCCACCGTGCGCCGGGTCCTCGAGCAGCTGACCGACGAGCAGCTCGCGGGGGACACCGAGCCGGTGGAGGGGCCGAGCTGGCCGCCGGCCGCCCGCTACCCCGTGGCCGAGGTGCTCTGGACGGTCCTCAACGAGGAGTTCTGGCACCGCCAGTACGCCGAGCGCGACCTGGCCGTGCTCGAGGAGCGCGCCGGCTCGGCCCGCGACTGA